The Cytobacillus oceanisediminis genomic interval TGAAGTATTCCTGAATCCTGGCGATTTAATATCCGTACCTGAAAACATCCGTCATTATTTTACCCTCCAGGATGATCGAAAAGTAGTAGCCATCCGGATTTTTGTTACCACAGAAGGATGGGTGCCAATTTATGAAAAAAAGGAAGTCCATCAATAATTCGATGACCCATTGCCCCGGCATTGGGTTTTTATTTTCTCACTATAACGATTGGATATTTTTTACATGTTTTAGTCTTGCAAATTTTTTATCAAATCCCGTTGATGCCGCATGTTTAATTTAGCAGAATGTGTCGAAACCCCATGAGGGCGAATTGAAATTGATGTCGATAAAAATAAATTTGGAAAAAGATTGTCTAATATTGCGAATCTATTTACATTTATAGAAATTCTTGTAATAATGCTTCAAGTAGACACATTTATATCGGATAAAGGGATAGGAGTAGGAGGAAGAACGTTGCGCTATAAAAGAATACAGCTGCTGACTGAAATTCAGCAAAAAAGGGAAAAAATGATAGAAACGGCCAAGAAAAATGGAATGGCGAGCCAGGAAACTGTGCGCTGCAGCCAGGAACTTGATCAATTAATTTTTAAATATCAATGCGTCATTAAAAGAGAGAAGGAACAAAAGAAAAGAATGAGGATTTCCTTCCGGGAAATGATTCTCTCATGGAAGAAAGCAGTTGTATAACATTAAAAAGCCGAGCATATATATTGAGCTTATAATAAGGAAGCAAAAAAAGGATCCTTTATGGGTCCTTTTTTTGCAATTGGGAAGCCTGCTTCCTCTTTTCATGATATTGAGCTGCACATTTCTTATTAATTCCTTATTGCAGTACTATGCCTGTATCGAGAATCATATATCGTAATACAAAGCTTTTTTTTATATCTCTTAAAACGAACAATACTTATACAAGCTTTAAGTTAAGAGGAGGGAAAGTAAAAAATGCACATAGTTGTGTGTGTCAAGCAAGTCCCAGATACAAAAATTATTAAAATCAATCCCAAAACCAATACTCTTGACAGGCGCAGTGCTCCTGCCATTTTAAATCCCTATGACGCCCATGCAGTGCAGGAAGCTGTGAAAATAACAAAGTCCATAGGAAAAGGCACCATTTCGGTCTTATCCATGGGACCTCCACAGGCTGTTGCTGTGATTAAGAAAAGTATCGAAATTGGAGCAGACCGCGGTTTTTTAATCTCTGACCGTGCATTTGCCGGCGCAGATACATTGGCAACAAGCTATGCCCTGTCTAAGGCATTAGAACGTATTTCAAAAGATATGCCTGTGGATTTAATCATATGCGGAAAACATGCCATTGATGGAGATACCGGCCAGGTGGGACCAGGAATAGCAAGAAGGCTGGATATTCCGCCTGTTACAAATGTTATAGAGGTATCCGAACTTAATGAAAGTGAAAAAACGATCCTGATCAAAAGGAAAATTACGGACGGATATGAATTAATACAAGCTCAAGTCCCTTGCCTGCTGACCGTTGAAAAGGAGATTAATAGCATAGAATACTCCCCTATGCCTAACATGATAAAAGCTGCCAGGTATGAGCCGGTTATCTGGTCTGTAAATGATCTCGAGGAAGTGGATCGTACACAGCTCGGATTGAAAGGGTCTCCTACGATAGTGGGAAAAATGTTTACCCCTCCCAAGCCGGAAGGCGGAAAGAGGCTTGAAGGGAATGCGGACGAACAGGTTAAGCAGCTGATGGAGCTTCTTAATGATAAGAAAGAGCTGTTTGTAAGCCGATAACAGAAATAATTAGGGGGGATTTACATGATGGATGAGAACCGGGGAGTGTGGGTATTCATAGAACAAAATGATGGGAAAATCGAAGGGGTTTCCCTTGAATTGCTCGGTGCAGGCAGAAAGCTGGCAGATAAGCTGGATGTGCCTCTTTCCGGTGTGCTGCTTGGGTATGAAATAATGTCTTTAAGCCAGGAGGTAATCGCTTATGGAGCTGATCAGGTATATGTAATAGATCATGAAGTAATGAAAGATTACCGCACAGAATCATATATGAAGGCAGTTATAAATCTTGCAGAAAAATATAAACCTGAAATATTTCTCTATGGGGCCACTTCCAATGGTAAAGATTTGGCCAGTGCTGTTGCTACAGATCTTAGCACTGGATTGACTGCGGATACAACCATGCTGGATGTCGAAGTGGATAAGAGGCTTCTTGAAGCAAGCCGCCCGGCGTTTGGGGGAAATATAATGGCAACCATCCTTTGTAAAAAGCACCGGCCGCAGATGGCTACTGTCCGTCCTAAGGTTATGAAAGCCCTGGAGCCAGATCATGATAGGCAGGGAGAGGTTATAGAAGAAGCGATTACCCTAAGCGAAGATGACATGCGCACTAAGGTGATTAAAATTGTGAAAGATG includes:
- a CDS encoding electron transfer flavoprotein subunit beta/FixA family protein, producing MHIVVCVKQVPDTKIIKINPKTNTLDRRSAPAILNPYDAHAVQEAVKITKSIGKGTISVLSMGPPQAVAVIKKSIEIGADRGFLISDRAFAGADTLATSYALSKALERISKDMPVDLIICGKHAIDGDTGQVGPGIARRLDIPPVTNVIEVSELNESEKTILIKRKITDGYELIQAQVPCLLTVEKEINSIEYSPMPNMIKAARYEPVIWSVNDLEEVDRTQLGLKGSPTIVGKMFTPPKPEGGKRLEGNADEQVKQLMELLNDKKELFVSR
- a CDS encoding aspartyl-phosphate phosphatase Spo0E family protein, with product MRYKRIQLLTEIQQKREKMIETAKKNGMASQETVRCSQELDQLIFKYQCVIKREKEQKKRMRISFREMILSWKKAVV
- a CDS encoding electron transfer flavoprotein subunit alpha/FixB family protein; this translates as MMDENRGVWVFIEQNDGKIEGVSLELLGAGRKLADKLDVPLSGVLLGYEIMSLSQEVIAYGADQVYVIDHEVMKDYRTESYMKAVINLAEKYKPEIFLYGATSNGKDLASAVATDLSTGLTADTTMLDVEVDKRLLEASRPAFGGNIMATILCKKHRPQMATVRPKVMKALEPDHDRQGEVIEEAITLSEDDMRTKVIKIVKDVTKKVNLADAHVVVAGGKGMGDFQNFQLIHELADAIGATVGGTRDVVEAGWLPHEQQVGQTGETITPKVYFAIGISGAIQHVVGMKNSEFIIAINKDPDAPIFDVATYGIVGDALEIVPKLIKELKEARERGGEMSYV